From one uncultured Paludibacter sp. genomic stretch:
- a CDS encoding Glycosyl hydrolase family 2, sugar binding domain protein: MKKTFLSIFILLSVFSVVQSREKYNFNSGWLLQIGDIKNAENINFKDKTWQKITLPRAFNEDEAFKVYINQLTDTVVWYRKHFKLPKGTESKKVFIEFEGVRQGADFYVNGKYIGLHENGVMAVGFDITPYLDFGKDNVIAVRVDNNWDYKERATGSKFQWNDRNFNVNYGGIPKNVWLHITDKLYQTLPLYSNLKSAGVYVYAENFNIPAKKATLHTESQIRNEYDKPLKINYKVSVFDRDGKLKKTFDGEETTIYPHETKILKAASEVDNLHFWSWGYGYLYKVKTSLLIDGKVIDEVSTITGFRKTKFADGKVWLNDRVIQLKGYAQRTSNEWPGVGMSVPSWMSDYSNDLLVKSNGNLVRWMHVTPWKQDVESCDRVGLIEAMPAGDAEADVKGRRWEQRTELMRDAIIYNRNNPSILFYECGNESISKEHMLEMKSIRDEFDPKGGRAIGSREMLDIQEAEYGGEMLYINKSGQNPMWAMEYSRDEGLRKYWDEYSYPFHKEGDGPLYKGENASAYNHNQDQMAIENIRRWYDYWMERPGTGTRVSSGGVKIIFSDTQTHARGAENYRRSGVVDPIRIIKDGYYAHQVMWDGWVDVENYRTKIIGHWNYAPKTVKSVYVVSSCNNVELFVNGKSKGLGKKDYQFLFTYDSIPWEKGELKAIGYDDKGNIINSDVINTVGEPYQLQITLIQNPTGFKADGADITIAQIEVVDKEGKRCPLANNMINFTLEGPAEWRGGIAQGKDNFVLAKSLPVECGINRVIIRSTTQAGKISLKAEGKGLIPASISFNSQPIIVKDGLSTYIPRDGLTGKLERGETPNTPSYKDTKITVPIESAIAGINSDEVTKSFDDNELSEWKNDGKLNTAWIEYKFKHPATVDEICIKLTGWRNRSYPLVIYAGKELIWSGNTEKSLGYVHLKVKPVLTDNITIRSRGLVSEKDGFNQITEVAQTVANEMDLNKIKNGNKANNELRIVEIDFLENIK, encoded by the coding sequence ATGAAAAAAACTTTTTTATCCATTTTTATTTTATTATCAGTATTTTCAGTTGTTCAGTCTCGTGAGAAATACAATTTCAATTCCGGATGGCTTTTACAAATAGGTGATATAAAAAACGCTGAAAATATAAATTTTAAAGATAAAACATGGCAAAAAATTACGTTGCCGAGAGCTTTTAACGAAGATGAAGCTTTCAAAGTATATATCAATCAATTGACAGATACGGTTGTTTGGTATAGAAAACATTTCAAACTCCCAAAAGGAACCGAAAGTAAAAAAGTATTTATAGAATTTGAAGGTGTTCGTCAGGGAGCAGATTTTTATGTGAACGGAAAATATATAGGGCTGCACGAAAACGGAGTCATGGCTGTGGGTTTTGATATTACTCCATATTTAGATTTCGGGAAAGATAATGTAATCGCAGTTCGAGTGGATAATAATTGGGATTACAAAGAAAGAGCCACCGGTTCCAAATTCCAATGGAACGATAGGAATTTTAATGTGAATTATGGCGGTATTCCCAAAAATGTTTGGCTTCACATTACCGACAAATTATATCAAACACTGCCATTGTACAGTAATCTGAAATCAGCGGGTGTGTATGTATATGCCGAAAATTTTAATATTCCGGCTAAAAAAGCAACTCTCCATACCGAGTCGCAAATTCGCAACGAATACGATAAACCTCTGAAAATAAATTATAAAGTAAGTGTGTTTGACAGAGATGGAAAGCTAAAAAAAACATTTGACGGAGAAGAAACAACTATTTATCCTCACGAAACCAAAATCCTAAAAGCGGCATCAGAAGTAGATAATTTGCATTTTTGGAGCTGGGGTTATGGTTATTTATACAAAGTAAAGACTTCTTTGCTTATTGATGGCAAGGTAATCGATGAAGTTTCTACTATCACTGGATTTCGTAAAACAAAATTTGCTGATGGCAAAGTCTGGCTAAATGATAGAGTTATACAATTGAAAGGTTATGCCCAACGTACAAGTAATGAATGGCCTGGAGTTGGGATGTCCGTTCCATCTTGGATGAGTGATTATTCCAATGATTTATTGGTAAAAAGCAATGGAAATTTAGTGCGTTGGATGCACGTAACGCCGTGGAAGCAAGATGTAGAATCGTGTGATAGAGTGGGATTGATTGAAGCAATGCCGGCAGGAGATGCTGAGGCGGATGTAAAAGGTCGCCGTTGGGAACAACGTACAGAACTGATGCGCGATGCGATTATTTATAACCGCAACAACCCGAGTATTCTTTTTTACGAATGCGGAAACGAATCCATCAGCAAAGAGCATATGTTGGAAATGAAATCTATCAGAGATGAATTTGACCCAAAAGGAGGTCGTGCAATCGGCTCTCGAGAAATGCTTGATATTCAGGAAGCTGAATATGGAGGCGAAATGCTTTATATCAATAAAAGCGGACAAAATCCTATGTGGGCAATGGAATATTCGCGTGATGAAGGATTGCGTAAATACTGGGATGAATATAGTTATCCTTTCCACAAAGAAGGAGACGGACCGCTTTATAAAGGAGAAAATGCGAGTGCGTACAATCACAATCAAGATCAGATGGCGATTGAAAACATTCGTCGTTGGTATGATTACTGGATGGAACGCCCCGGAACAGGTACGAGAGTAAGTTCAGGAGGTGTAAAAATTATCTTTTCCGATACTCAAACACACGCACGCGGAGCAGAAAATTACCGCAGAAGCGGCGTTGTTGATCCGATTCGTATTATAAAAGATGGATATTATGCGCACCAAGTAATGTGGGACGGCTGGGTTGATGTGGAAAATTACAGAACAAAAATTATAGGACATTGGAATTACGCTCCCAAAACCGTAAAATCCGTTTACGTGGTTTCAAGTTGCAATAATGTAGAATTATTTGTCAATGGTAAATCAAAAGGTTTAGGTAAAAAAGATTATCAGTTTTTATTTACCTATGATAGTATACCATGGGAAAAAGGAGAACTTAAAGCTATAGGATATGATGATAAAGGAAATATTATTAATAGCGATGTAATTAATACAGTGGGAGAACCATATCAACTACAAATCACGTTAATTCAAAATCCAACTGGATTTAAAGCAGATGGAGCGGACATTACCATTGCACAAATAGAAGTGGTTGATAAAGAAGGGAAACGTTGTCCGCTGGCGAATAATATGATAAATTTTACGCTTGAAGGACCTGCAGAATGGAGAGGAGGAATTGCTCAAGGAAAAGATAATTTTGTTTTGGCAAAGTCATTACCGGTAGAATGCGGTATAAATAGAGTGATTATTCGTTCTACAACTCAAGCCGGTAAAATTTCTTTAAAAGCAGAGGGAAAAGGTTTAATTCCTGCTTCGATAAGTTTTAATTCTCAACCAATTATTGTAAAAGATGGTTTATCAACATATATTCCACGCGATGGACTAACCGGAAAGTTAGAGCGGGGAGAAACCCCAAACACACCATCATATAAAGATACAAAAATAACAGTTCCGATAGAAAGTGCCATTGCGGGAATAAACTCAGACGAAGTAACAAAATCGTTTGATGATAATGAATTAAGCGAATGGAAAAACGATGGAAAACTGAACACGGCTTGGATAGAATATAAATTTAAGCATCCGGCAACAGTAGATGAAATTTGTATAAAACTCACAGGATGGAGAAACAGAAGTTATCCTTTGGTTATTTACGCCGGAAAGGAATTGATTTGGAGCGGAAATACTGAAAAAAGCCTTGGATACGTACATTTGAAAGTTAAACCGGTTCTTACGGATAACATTACTATTCGTTCCAGAGGTTTGGTAAGCGAAAAGGATGGATTCAATCAAATTACCGAAGTGGCTCAGACAGTTGCAAATGAAATGGATTTAAACAAAATAAAAAATGGAAACAAAGCCAATAACGAACTTCGAATTGTTGAAATTGATTTTTTGGAAAATATAAAATAA
- a CDS encoding conserved exported hypothetical protein (Evidence 4 : Unknown function but conserved in other organisms), protein MKKTFIIVFLQFVVFALFASNFKWKANQNQQXVCGKNEADVVKAALEMYSQDYSVVFGGKVNISSSKGDIFVGTVGEKSKAEKMMDKKDVSKLKNQWEGFIITIRKNKLVVLGSDKRGTAYGILELSRLIGVSPWVWWADAISQKKEKVELKDDFYTFQFPSVKYRGIFINDEDWGLNPWSYKNFEKSDVKGEIGPKTTAKIFELLLRLRANTYWPPMHSCSVAFYLTPGNKEVADKYGIFIGTSHCEPMMCNANAEWHVRGKGEYDYVHNKDNVVDFWEKRVKETAKSDNIYTLGIRGIHDGKMEGANTVEEQKDAISKIFVDQRNLLKKYVNSNIEEVPQVFIPYKEVLDVYNDGLKVPDDVTLMWTDDNYGYIRHFPDSIEQVRKGGNGAYYHVSYWGRPHDYLWLSTTSPALINTQMKMAYEKNVRQIWILNVGDIKPAEYDTELFMDLAWNIHSVGNDIIGIDNHLKNWLQREFESVNNDELLKIMTEYYRLAYIRKPEFMGNTRTEEKDPKYTKVKSLPWNEDEIRLRLNQYIEIENQVKKLSAKIPESKKSAWFQLVEYPVCASAEMNKKILYAQLSRQLYENQWSKSDDAYNEIVSLTEKYNALENGKWKYMMDFQPRDLEVFKRVPHQTDTTFVLKIAPKYQFNGSEYNSFSGEKPIEDGLGYERKAISLQKGNSVTYDFNSNSSAVKIQIALAPFLPVNGNKIRFSASMDDNFSQIIDFKTIDRNEEWKQNVLRNQSIKTFDFILQNTTSHKLTIKAIDEGVVIDQIKIW, encoded by the coding sequence ATGAAAAAAACTTTTATCATAGTCTTCTTGCAATTTGTTGTATTTGCCTTATTCGCTTCCAATTTTAAGTGGAAAGCCAATCAAAATCAGCAGGNGGTGTGTGGAAAAAATGAAGCCGATGTGGTGAAAGCCGCTTTGGAAATGTATTCGCAGGATTATTCGGTTGTTTTTGGAGGGAAAGTAAATATAAGTTCCTCCAAAGGCGATATTTTTGTCGGTACAGTTGGTGAAAAATCCAAAGCCGAAAAAATGATGGATAAAAAAGACGTTTCCAAACTGAAAAATCAGTGGGAAGGTTTTATAATTACCATCAGAAAGAATAAATTGGTGGTTCTCGGAAGCGACAAACGCGGTACGGCTTATGGAATTTTGGAACTTTCGCGTTTGATTGGCGTTTCGCCCTGGGTTTGGTGGGCGGACGCAATATCTCAAAAGAAAGAAAAAGTTGAATTAAAAGACGATTTCTATACATTTCAGTTTCCATCGGTAAAATACAGAGGAATTTTTATTAATGATGAAGATTGGGGATTAAATCCGTGGAGTTACAAGAATTTTGAAAAATCGGACGTAAAAGGAGAAATCGGACCAAAAACCACAGCGAAAATTTTTGAATTGCTGTTGCGGTTAAGAGCGAATACTTATTGGCCTCCTATGCACAGTTGTTCCGTGGCGTTTTATTTAACTCCCGGCAACAAAGAAGTGGCTGATAAATACGGAATTTTTATTGGTACATCGCATTGTGAACCAATGATGTGTAATGCAAATGCCGAATGGCACGTACGTGGAAAAGGCGAGTACGATTATGTCCACAACAAAGATAACGTGGTGGATTTTTGGGAAAAACGGGTAAAAGAAACGGCAAAATCGGATAATATTTATACGTTGGGAATTCGCGGTATTCACGATGGAAAAATGGAAGGAGCCAATACCGTTGAAGAACAGAAAGACGCCATCTCAAAAATTTTTGTTGACCAAAGAAATTTGCTTAAGAAATATGTAAATTCAAATATAGAGGAAGTTCCACAAGTTTTTATTCCGTACAAGGAAGTTTTAGATGTTTATAACGACGGACTAAAAGTGCCCGATGATGTTACGCTAATGTGGACAGACGATAATTACGGTTACATTCGTCATTTTCCCGACAGCATTGAACAGGTTCGTAAAGGCGGAAACGGAGCTTATTATCACGTTTCGTACTGGGGAAGACCGCACGATTATCTTTGGCTTTCAACTACAAGTCCAGCTTTAATTAATACGCAAATGAAAATGGCTTACGAAAAAAACGTTCGTCAAATCTGGATTTTGAACGTGGGCGACATAAAACCTGCCGAATACGACACGGAATTATTTATGGACTTGGCTTGGAATATTCATTCCGTTGGAAATGACATTATTGGTATTGATAATCACCTGAAAAATTGGTTGCAACGTGAGTTTGAAAGTGTAAACAACGATGAACTTCTGAAAATTATGACCGAATATTATCGTTTGGCTTACATCCGTAAACCGGAATTTATGGGAAATACGCGCACCGAAGAAAAAGACCCGAAATACACAAAGGTAAAATCGCTTCCGTGGAATGAAGATGAAATCAGATTAAGATTAAATCAATATATCGAAATTGAAAATCAGGTAAAAAAACTGTCAGCCAAAATTCCCGAAAGCAAGAAAAGTGCTTGGTTTCAATTGGTGGAATATCCTGTATGCGCATCGGCGGAGATGAATAAAAAAATACTTTACGCACAATTATCCCGTCAATTATATGAAAATCAATGGTCGAAAAGCGACGATGCCTACAATGAAATTGTATCGCTTACCGAAAAATACAACGCTTTGGAAAACGGAAAATGGAAATATATGATGGATTTTCAACCGAGAGATTTGGAGGTTTTCAAACGTGTTCCGCATCAAACAGATACTACGTTCGTTTTGAAAATCGCTCCCAAATATCAATTTAACGGCAGTGAATATAATTCATTTTCAGGTGAAAAACCGATTGAAGACGGATTGGGCTACGAAAGAAAAGCCATCAGTTTGCAAAAAGGAAACAGTGTTACGTACGATTTTAATTCAAATTCATCGGCGGTAAAAATACAAATTGCATTGGCTCCATTTCTTCCCGTAAACGGAAACAAAATTCGTTTTTCTGCTTCTATGGATGATAATTTCTCTCAAATAATTGACTTTAAAACCATAGATAGGAATGAGGAATGGAAACAAAACGTGTTGCGAAATCAATCAATAAAAACATTTGACTTTATATTACAAAATACTACATCGCATAAATTGACAATAAAAGCCATAGATGAAGGTGTGGTAATTGATCAGATAAAAATTTGGTAA
- a CDS encoding Alginate lyase (fragment), whose amino-acid sequence MKNIILILFIFLSSVCFIGATEKIPNHNIKQIEKLFSKLENLNWKXXMNDDCKNDWRTQWFXDGEKAEVTNTNAGMIFKAGKXPASDADXAVLWTKKSFKGNIKVDYDFTRLDSINRFVNIIYIQAEGEGKAPYDKDIFKWNNLRKIPAMSVYFNHMNTLHISYAAYNNNEDFEKNAEYIRGRRYLPGKNKGLANTALQQEYLVPMLFQPNEKYRLTFIKYDDILLMRVKFGNKNRYFFFSTENFPPVNKGRIGLRQMSTRESLYGXFRVYNVE is encoded by the coding sequence ATGAAAAACATCATTCTTATATTATTCATATTTCTTTCATCCGTTTGTTTCATTGGTGCAACGGAGAAAATTCCAAATCACAATATAAAACAAATCGAAAAGCTCTTTTCAAAACTGGAAAATTTGAATTGGAAAGANNAAATGAATGATGATTGCAAAAACGATTGGAGAACGCAATGGTTTNTGGACGGNGAAAAAGCGGAAGTAACAAACACGAATGCGGGAATGATTTTCAAAGCAGGAAAAATNCCTGCATCAGATGCGGATCANGCTGTGCTTTGGACAAAGAAAAGTTTCAAGGGAAATATAAAAGTAGATTACGATTTTACCCGTTTGGATTCAATAAATCGTTTTGTAAATATTATTTATATTCAGGCTGAAGGAGAAGGAAAAGCTCCTTACGATAAAGACATTTTTAAATGGAATAATTTAAGGAAAATTCCTGCAATGAGTGTTTATTTCAATCATATGAATACCTTACATATAAGCTACGCAGCTTATAACAATAACGAAGATTTTGAGAAAAATGCGGAATACATTAGAGGACGAAGATATTTGCCGGGGAAAAATAAAGGATTAGCAAATACTGCTTTACAACAGGAATATCTGGTTCCAATGTTATTCCAACCGAATGAAAAATACCGGTTAACCTTTATAAAATACGATGATATTCTTTTGATGAGAGTGAAGTTTGGGAATAAAAACCGTTATTTCTTTTTTTCCACTGAAAATTTTCCTCCGGTAAATAAAGGTAGAATAGGATTAAGACAAATGTCTACCAGAGAATCTTTGTACGGAAANTTTAGAGTNTATAATGTAGAATGA
- a CDS encoding Pectate lyase — MNFEHSYHSFIMVKKIILLFFVFSISSVVFAAKKYFVTTDGNDNSGDGSISAPFATIMKAQQYAIGGDTVYIRGGTYKMAEANITHYVSVGPYACVNYLNKSGYTTRQRINYWAYPGEKPVFDFSNVKPSGYRITAFLVTGSYIHIKGIEVTGVQVTILTHTQSECFRNQGSYNIFENLSMHNGMGIGFYQQNGSNNLVLNCDAYRNWDNISENQRGGNTDGFGFHPGKGSTGXTIRGCRAWFNSDDGYDCINADESIVFENCWAFYNGFSPSFVSLGDGNGFKAGGYGQAPAVSSLPNPIPAHTVRFCLAYRNKANGFYANHHVETGNYFYNNTAYRNSTNYNMLSQYITKSTKTGNDTTIDCPGIRHILHNNIXFKYSSYRDTLNIGTSDISYNSFTPNNNITVNSXDFLSLDDTQLIAIRKEDGSLPDMDFLHLKDGSDLIDKGLDLGFTYLGIAPDLGAFEYQQQTPLEQTTVENLIFYPNPVKDRIVFRDAKEKQIEIINSEGKIVWKGKASTKVDTASLNKGLYLVKVNEEAKPAIIVKLIKL; from the coding sequence ATGAATTTTGAACACAGCTATCATAGTTTTATAATGGTGAAAAAAATAATTTTACTTTTCTTTGTCTTTTCAATATCTTCAGTGGTATTTGCCGCAAAAAAATATTTTGTAACTACCGATGGGAACGATAATTCCGGCGATGGTTCTATTTCTGCTCCTTTTGCAACTATAATGAAAGCGCAGCAATATGCAATAGGTGGAGATACTGTTTATATTCGGGGCGGAACATACAAAATGGCAGAAGCAAATATTACCCATTATGTTTCAGTAGGACCGTATGCCTGTGTCAATTATTTAAACAAAAGCGGATATACTACTCGTCAGCGAATAAATTACTGGGCTTATCCGGGTGAAAAACCTGTTTTCGATTTTTCAAATGTAAAACCTTCAGGNTATCGTATAACGGCTTTTTTAGTAACGGGTTCGTACATTCATATCAAAGGAATTGAAGTAACCGGAGTACAAGTAACNATATTAACTCACACACAATCGGAATGTTTTAGAAATCAAGGTAGTTACAATATTTTTGAAAATCTAAGTATGCACAATGGCATGGGAATCGGATTTTATCAACAAAACGGTTCCAATAATTTGGTGCTAAATTGCGACGCCTATCGAAATTGGGATAATATATCCGAAAATCAAAGAGGAGGAAACACCGATGGGTTTGGTTTTCATCCCGGAAAAGGTTCAACGGGAAANACCATCAGAGGTTGCCGCGCATGGTTTAACAGTGATGATGGATATGATTGCATCAATGCCGACGAATCTATTGTGTTTGAAAATTGCTGGGCATTTTACAATGGATTTAGTCCCTCATTTGTAAGTTTAGGAGATGGAAACGGTTTTAAAGCAGGCGGTTATGGACAAGCTCCTGCTGTTTCATCGTTACCGAATCCAATTCCTGCACACACAGTACGTTTTTGCTTGGCTTACCGTAATAAAGCGAATGGTTTTTACGCCAATCATCACGTAGAAACGGGNAATTACTTTTACAATAATACTGCTTATAGAAATTCTACAAACTATAATATGTTAAGCCAGTATATTACAAAAAGTACTAAGACAGGCAATGATACTACCATTGATTGTCCTGGCATAAGGCATATTTTGCATAATAATATATNATTTAAATATTCATCATACCGGGACACATTGAATATCGGAACTTCGGACATTTCATATAATTCCTTTACTCCAAATAATAATATAACCGTAAATTCANTTGATTTTTTGAGTTTGGATGATACGCAATTAATTGCTATACGCAAAGAAGACGGAAGTTTACCCGATATGGATTTTTTACATTTGAAAGACGGAAGTGATTTAATTGATAAAGGATTGGATTTAGGCTTCACCTATTTGGGAATTGCGCCTGATTTGGGAGCATTTGAATATCAGCAGCAAACACCTTTAGAACAAACTACAGTTGAAAATCTAATTTTTTATCCCAATCCGGTGAAAGATAGAATAGTTTTTAGGGATGCGAAGGAAAAACAAATTGAAATTATAAATTCAGAAGGAAAAATAGTGTGGAAAGGAAAAGCATCTACAAAAGTTGATACTGCCTCTTTGAATAAAGGACTGTATTTGGTAAAAGTAAATGAAGAAGCTAAACCGGCTATAATTGTGAAATTGATTAAATTATAA
- the yesX gene encoding Rhamnogalacturonan exolyase YesX, with translation MKNITYIILILVFLTVNVFAQKNRNSGPNYDFSKLKMEKLNRGLVAIRENEKTVNVSWRYFSSDTLNTAFDIYRNGVKINKHPIQSSTYFKDTNAPLSKLTYEVRKISKNKKLQEEKFSYTLKNDSCFGYLNIPLDVPANGTTPDGRLFFYRANDASIGDVDGDGEYEIILKWEPSNAHDNSQNGYTGNVYFDCYKLNGKKLWRIDLGKNIRAGAHYTQFVVYDLDGDNKAEMVMKTADGTVDGLGNVIGDANADYRNNVGRILSGPEYLTVFEGLTGKALKTIDYIPPRGNVSDWGDWNANRADRFLACVAYLDGIHPSVVMCRGYYTRTVLAAFDWKNGELTNRWIFDSNVPGNESYAHQGNHNLRVGDVDGDGCDEIIYGACVIDNNGNGLYSTGMGHGDALHLTAFDPSSKKLQVWDCHENRRDGSTFRDAETGELIFQVRSNIDVGRCMAADIDPNNRGVEMWSIASNGIRNIQGDIINPSTRGVSINMACWWDGDLSRELLDGTRITKYNPEKGYAELIFYCDECSKNNGTKSNPCLQADILGDWREEVMLKTNDNKNLRIYVTPYETSYRFHTFLEDPVYRISIATENVAYNQPTQPGFYLGSDLGKIFPEKDIKINDNQVLLDAGEIYDTYQWSVGGNGQKRLITTNDIPEGKRTKIDIKVVFRGGEFRDSVFVTLNSKE, from the coding sequence ATGAAAAATATTACCTATATAATTCTTATTTTAGTTTTTCTAACAGTAAATGTTTTTGCTCAGAAAAACAGGAATTCAGGTCCCAATTACGATTTTTCAAAACTAAAAATGGAGAAATTAAACAGAGGGCTGGTTGCTATACGCGAAAATGAAAAAACGGTAAATGTAAGTTGGAGGTATTTCTCATCCGATACATTGAATACGGCTTTTGATATTTACAGAAACGGCGTAAAAATAAACAAGCACCCCATACAATCCTCAACTTATTTTAAAGATACAAATGCTCCACTGAGCAAATTAACTTACGAAGTAAGAAAAATCTCAAAAAACAAAAAACTACAGGAAGAAAAATTTTCCTACACACTGAAAAATGATTCTTGCTTTGGATATTTAAATATTCCGTTGGATGTTCCTGCAAATGGAACAACTCCTGATGGAAGACTATTCTTTTATCGTGCCAATGATGCAAGCATAGGAGATGTGGATGGAGACGGCGAATATGAAATTATCCTTAAATGGGAGCCTTCCAACGCTCACGACAATTCTCAAAACGGTTACACTGGAAATGTTTATTTTGATTGTTATAAGTTGAACGGCAAAAAACTTTGGCGCATTGATTTAGGGAAAAATATACGCGCAGGAGCACATTATACGCAATTTGTGGTGTACGATTTGGATGGCGACAATAAAGCGGAAATGGTGATGAAAACTGCAGATGGAACCGTGGATGGTTTAGGAAACGTTATTGGTGATGCCAATGCCGATTATAGAAATAACGTTGGAAGAATTTTATCTGGTCCTGAGTATTTGACTGTTTTTGAAGGATTAACAGGAAAAGCATTGAAAACCATTGATTATATTCCGCCAAGAGGAAATGTAAGCGATTGGGGCGATTGGAACGCGAACAGAGCCGACCGTTTTTTAGCGTGTGTGGCTTATTTAGACGGAATTCATCCAAGCGTGGTGATGTGTCGCGGGTATTACACACGTACGGTTTTAGCCGCTTTTGATTGGAAAAACGGAGAATTGACAAACCGTTGGATTTTCGACAGCAATGTTCCGGGAAACGAAAGTTATGCTCATCAGGGAAATCACAATTTACGGGTTGGTGATGTTGACGGAGATGGTTGCGATGAAATTATTTATGGCGCCTGCGTTATTGATAACAATGGAAATGGACTTTATTCCACCGGAATGGGACACGGAGATGCATTGCATCTGACGGCTTTCGATCCTTCAAGCAAAAAATTACAAGTATGGGACTGTCACGAAAATAGACGAGATGGTTCAACTTTTAGGGATGCAGAAACAGGGGAGTTGATTTTTCAAGTAAGAAGTAATATCGATGTAGGGCGTTGTATGGCAGCTGACATTGATCCTAATAACAGAGGTGTAGAAATGTGGTCAATCGCATCCAATGGAATACGAAACATACAAGGCGATATAATTAATCCTTCAACACGGGGAGTTTCTATTAATATGGCGTGCTGGTGGGACGGAGATTTATCTCGTGAATTATTAGACGGAACACGAATCACAAAATATAATCCTGAAAAAGGATATGCCGAGCTAATTTTTTATTGTGATGAGTGTTCAAAAAATAACGGAACTAAATCAAATCCTTGTCTTCAGGCAGATATTTTAGGAGATTGGAGAGAAGAAGTGATGTTAAAAACGAACGACAATAAAAACTTGCGGATATATGTAACTCCTTATGAGACCTCTTATCGTTTTCATACTTTTCTGGAAGACCCTGTGTACAGAATTAGCATTGCAACAGAAAACGTTGCCTATAACCAACCTACACAACCCGGTTTTTATTTAGGGAGCGATTTAGGAAAAATCTTCCCTGAAAAAGACATAAAAATAAATGACAATCAAGTGCTTCTGGATGCAGGTGAAATTTATGATACATATCAATGGTCGGTGGGTGGAAACGGACAAAAAAGATTGATTACTACGAATGATATTCCGGAAGGAAAACGAACAAAAATTGATATAAAAGTTGTGTTTAGAGGTGGTGAGTTTAGAGATTCTGTTTTTGTAACGCTAAATTCAAAAGAATGA